A DNA window from Trichosurus vulpecula isolate mTriVul1 chromosome 2, mTriVul1.pri, whole genome shotgun sequence contains the following coding sequences:
- the OLIG1 gene encoding oligodendrocyte transcription factor 1, which translates to MLRQQRPGDVQLGASPYELVGYRQPLSSSSATATFLPKQVHEKLEPPLEQLQQGVGKNAKGSSGGCGESGGSSSKTELKEEQQQLRRKINSRERKRMQDLNLAMDALREVIMPYSAAHCQSSPGRKLSKIATLLLARNYILLLGSSLQELRRILGEMSGPGPRLLLAGLPLFAAPGSVLLAPGGVNHPETLHSSKYLSLEEPPCGQFPLPGSPGLCTCAICKFPHLIPSGLGLAAVQTQFSK; encoded by the coding sequence ATGTTGAGGCAACAACGGCCGGGGGATGTGCAGCTCGGGGCTTCCCCATATGAATTGGTGGGCTATAGGCAGCCGCTGTCCTCCTCCTCCGCCACTGCTACCTTCCTTCCTAAGCAAGTCCACGAGAAGCTGGAACCGCCTCTGGAGCAGCTGCAGCAGGGCGTGGGAAAAAATGCCAAGGGTAGCAGCGGCGGCTGTGGGGAGAGCgggggcagcagcagcaagacGGAGTTGAAGgaagagcagcagcagctgaGGAGGAAAATCAACAGCCGGGAGAGGAAAAGGATGCAAGATCTCAACCTGGCCATGGACGCTCTGAGGGAGGTCATAATGCCCTATTCTGCTGCCCATTGCCAGAGTTCCCCGGGCAGGAAGCTCTCCAAAATCGCCACGCTGCTCCTCGCCAGAAACTACATCCTTCTTCTGGGCAGCTCCCTGCAAGAGCTGCGGCGGATCCTGGGCGAGATGAGCGGGCCCGGGCCGCGGCTGCTGCTCGCCGGCTTGCCCCTGTTCGCCGCCCCAGGATCGGTGCTGCTGGCCCCAGGGGGAGTGAACCACCCGGAGACTCTACACTCCAGCAAGTACCTGTCGCTGGAGGAGCCGCCGTGTGGTCAGTTCCCTCTCCCCGGCAGCCCTGGTCTCTGCACTTGTGCTATCTGCAAGTTCCCGCATTTAATTCCGTCTGGCCTCGGGCTAGCGGCGGTACAGACACAGTTCTCCAAGTGA